A region from the Streptomyces tsukubensis genome encodes:
- a CDS encoding MFS transporter — protein sequence MGAAMRRIQAGSALSAFGLGFTVPFLYIYVAYTRDLGTTAGGLVIGVFALAALIALPFVGRVIDRRGPKPVVVGASVVAAVGAVLFGLSTNIVTVMLSAALLGAGTAVAQPALATMIVWASEAHARTRAFAFQFFLQNIGLGLGGLIGGNIVDKSRASSFTLLFSIEAVMFLVLAAIIVSVKLARPQPVAGAAAEGAKGGGFKVLLQDKAMVKLLVLGFILFFAVYGQFESGLSAYGTEAAGIEPSMFGTALAANTAVIGIAQFVILKYVDRYKRTRVIAAVGLIWAVAWAIAGYAGLGATSQAMATAAFISTYALFGLGEAMLAPTVAPLVVDLAPESMVGQYNSAFALVKQLALALGPAIGGPMGAALHAPYIVTFVLFSLAVTVLAVRLGRMLTPVQNQPMLVATPSRVVAQYTPGEKAEKAEKIGTAA from the coding sequence ATGGGCGCGGCGATGCGCCGGATCCAGGCAGGTAGCGCGCTGAGCGCGTTCGGACTCGGTTTTACGGTGCCGTTCCTCTACATCTACGTGGCCTACACACGTGATCTGGGGACGACGGCGGGTGGTCTCGTCATCGGCGTGTTCGCCCTGGCCGCCCTGATCGCCCTGCCGTTCGTCGGACGGGTGATCGACCGGCGCGGGCCGAAGCCCGTGGTGGTCGGCGCCTCGGTGGTGGCCGCCGTCGGTGCGGTGCTGTTCGGGCTCTCCACGAACATCGTGACCGTGATGCTGTCGGCCGCGCTGCTCGGCGCCGGTACGGCGGTGGCGCAGCCCGCGCTCGCGACGATGATCGTCTGGGCTTCGGAGGCACACGCCCGGACCCGCGCCTTCGCCTTCCAGTTCTTCCTGCAGAACATCGGGCTGGGGCTCGGTGGTCTGATCGGCGGCAATATCGTCGACAAGAGCCGGGCGAGCAGCTTCACCCTGCTCTTCAGCATCGAGGCCGTGATGTTCCTCGTGCTGGCCGCGATCATCGTGTCCGTGAAGCTGGCCCGTCCGCAGCCGGTGGCCGGTGCGGCCGCCGAGGGCGCCAAGGGCGGCGGCTTCAAGGTGCTGCTGCAGGACAAGGCGATGGTGAAGCTGCTGGTCCTGGGCTTCATCCTGTTCTTCGCGGTCTACGGGCAGTTCGAGTCGGGGCTCTCCGCCTACGGCACGGAGGCCGCCGGTATCGAGCCGTCGATGTTCGGTACGGCGCTGGCCGCGAACACCGCGGTGATCGGTATCGCGCAGTTCGTGATCCTGAAGTACGTCGACCGCTACAAGCGGACCCGGGTGATAGCCGCGGTGGGTCTGATCTGGGCCGTGGCCTGGGCCATCGCGGGTTACGCGGGGCTCGGCGCGACCAGCCAGGCGATGGCGACGGCCGCGTTCATCTCCACGTACGCCCTCTTCGGGCTGGGTGAGGCGATGCTCGCGCCGACCGTGGCACCGCTGGTGGTCGATCTTGCGCCGGAGTCGATGGTCGGCCAGTACAACTCGGCGTTCGCACTGGTCAAGCAGTTGGCGCTGGCGCTGGGGCCGGCGATCGGCGGGCCCATGGGGGCCGCGCTCCACGCTCCGTACATCGTGACGTTCGTGCTCTTCTCGCTGGCGGTCACGGTGCTGGCGGTACGGCTGGGGCGGATGCTCACCCCCGTACAGAATCAGCCGATGCTCGTGGCGACGCCGTCGCGGGTGGTGGCTCAGTACACGCCGGGTGAGAAGGCCGAGAAGGCCGAGAAGATCGGCACGGCGGCCTGA
- a CDS encoding MarR family winged helix-turn-helix transcriptional regulator, with protein MPTATPEGPAVTGQDAAAAPQEPTLDEQIAAYQREYGELDPQVEQVVSALGRLNRRMNVAYGRQVAALGISNAEWEVLKSLVLAGSPYRMGPGELAKRLGLTPAAMTHRIDRMASEGLVTRDRDENNRVRVIVELTDEGRTKWLEAMRMASAFEEDLLCDLTGAERGVLGELLIRLLRRVEHAQPDAGGRLTDLD; from the coding sequence ATGCCTACCGCGACCCCCGAGGGCCCTGCCGTGACCGGCCAGGACGCCGCCGCCGCGCCGCAGGAGCCGACCCTCGACGAGCAGATCGCCGCCTACCAGCGGGAGTACGGAGAGCTCGATCCCCAGGTCGAACAGGTCGTCTCGGCCCTCGGTCGGCTCAACCGCCGGATGAACGTCGCGTACGGCCGCCAGGTCGCCGCCCTCGGCATCAGCAATGCCGAGTGGGAGGTCCTCAAGAGCCTGGTCCTGGCCGGCAGCCCCTATCGGATGGGCCCCGGCGAACTGGCCAAGCGCCTTGGCCTCACCCCGGCCGCCATGACCCACCGCATCGACCGCATGGCGAGCGAAGGCCTGGTCACCCGCGACCGCGACGAGAACAACCGCGTACGCGTGATCGTCGAGCTGACGGACGAGGGCCGTACGAAGTGGCTGGAGGCCATGCGGATGGCCAGCGCCTTCGAGGAAGACCTGCTCTGCGATCTCACCGGTGCGGAGCGCGGGGTCCTCGGTGAACTGCTCATCCGGCTCCTGCGCCGGGTCGAGCACGCCCAGCCCGACGCGGGCGGCCGGCTGACCGACCTGGACTGA
- a CDS encoding NAD(P)/FAD-dependent oxidoreductase, with translation MVTAAHSRGETPGTPQKNRFTGPARGTRVLVAGGGYVGMYTALHLQKLLRPELARGDVEILVVSHDPYMTYQPFLPEAAAGSISPRHVVVPLRRVLDKCAILIGEITAVTHAKRTATVSTLATAEEGTGAVEIPYDHLVIAPGSISRTLPVPGLADYGIGFKTVEEAIGLRNHVIEQMDIASSTRDPAIRAAALTFVFVGGGYAGVEALGELEDMARYTARYYHNVKPEDLRWVLVEASDRILPEVGEEMGRYAIRELRRRNIDVRLETRLDSCENRLVVLSDGSRFPSRTIVWTAGVKPAPVLAATDLPLNDRGRLRCTPELRVEGTDRAWAAGDAAAVPDVTSAEPGALCAPNAQHAVRQAKVLAENIAASLHDRPAKEYAHKYVGSVASLGLHKGVAYVYGRKLKGYPAWFMHRVYHLSRMPTLNRKARILGEWLLSGLFKREIVSLGSLEHPRAEFALAAGATPGRTPEKGPGTTRNTDTKRTENTGDTGSPGPEQD, from the coding sequence ATGGTGACGGCTGCACATTCCCGGGGCGAGACCCCCGGCACCCCGCAGAAGAACCGCTTCACCGGACCGGCGCGCGGCACCCGTGTCCTCGTCGCGGGCGGCGGCTATGTCGGGATGTATACGGCGCTGCACCTCCAGAAGCTGCTCAGACCCGAGCTGGCCCGCGGCGACGTCGAGATCCTCGTGGTCTCCCACGACCCCTATATGACCTACCAGCCGTTCCTCCCCGAGGCCGCCGCGGGCTCCATCTCGCCCCGCCACGTCGTCGTCCCCCTCCGGCGGGTCCTCGACAAATGCGCCATCCTCATCGGCGAGATCACCGCCGTGACCCACGCCAAGCGCACGGCGACCGTCTCCACCCTCGCCACCGCCGAAGAGGGCACCGGCGCCGTGGAGATCCCGTACGACCACCTCGTGATCGCACCGGGCTCCATCTCCCGCACCCTCCCCGTCCCCGGCCTCGCCGACTACGGCATCGGCTTCAAGACCGTGGAAGAGGCCATCGGCCTGCGCAACCACGTCATCGAGCAGATGGACATCGCCTCCTCCACCCGCGACCCCGCGATCCGCGCCGCCGCCCTCACCTTCGTCTTCGTCGGCGGCGGCTACGCGGGCGTCGAGGCCCTCGGCGAACTGGAGGACATGGCCCGCTACACGGCCCGCTACTACCACAACGTCAAGCCCGAGGACCTGAGATGGGTCCTCGTCGAGGCCAGCGACCGGATCCTCCCCGAGGTCGGTGAGGAGATGGGCCGCTACGCCATCCGCGAGCTGCGCCGCCGCAATATCGACGTACGGCTGGAAACCCGCCTCGACTCCTGCGAGAACCGGCTCGTCGTCCTCAGCGACGGCAGCCGCTTCCCGTCCCGGACCATCGTCTGGACCGCAGGCGTCAAACCCGCCCCCGTCCTCGCCGCCACCGACCTGCCCCTCAACGACCGCGGCCGGCTGCGCTGCACCCCCGAACTCCGCGTCGAGGGCACCGACCGGGCCTGGGCCGCCGGAGACGCCGCGGCCGTCCCCGACGTCACCTCCGCCGAACCCGGCGCGCTCTGCGCCCCCAACGCCCAGCACGCCGTCCGCCAGGCCAAGGTCCTCGCCGAGAACATCGCCGCGTCCCTGCACGACCGCCCGGCGAAGGAGTACGCCCACAAGTACGTGGGCTCCGTCGCCTCCCTCGGCCTCCACAAGGGCGTCGCCTATGTATACGGAAGGAAGCTGAAGGGGTACCCCGCCTGGTTCATGCACCGCGTCTACCACCTCAGCCGCATGCCGACCCTCAACCGCAAGGCACGCATCCTCGGTGAATGGCTGCTCTCCGGACTCTTCAAACGGGAGATCGTCTCCCTCGGCTCCCTCGAACACCCGCGCGCCGAATTCGCGCTCGCCGCCGGAGCCACCCCCGGCCGGACCCCGGAGAAGGGCCCCGGCACCACAAGAAACACCGACACCAAGCGCACCGAGAACACCGGCGACACCGGGTCCCCCGGTCCGGAGCAGGACTGA
- a CDS encoding TetR/AcrR family transcriptional regulator — MTIQDSHWQAAVSPTTEGHGVPGVHLGTTDANGRPGTGGASRSAPLRVDAQRNLEHVLRAAREVFGELGYGAPMEDVARRARVGVGTVYRRFPSKDVLVRRIAEEETSRLTDQARTALGQEEEPWSALSRFLRTSVASGAGRLLPPQVLRVGVDPAEEEAAAAGVSAEGRDQTRVPHQRAVDAVPGVAAAGIVGGELRVVEQRSGAPVPGAALSAGSSLPGADDAGAADLLEVVGQLVDRARAAGELRGDVTVADVLLVIATAAPALPDPAQQAAASARLLDILLEGLRPR, encoded by the coding sequence ATGACCATTCAGGATTCGCACTGGCAGGCCGCCGTCTCACCGACCACTGAGGGGCATGGCGTGCCGGGCGTTCATCTGGGTACGACGGACGCGAACGGGCGGCCGGGGACGGGCGGGGCCAGCCGCTCGGCGCCCCTCAGGGTCGATGCGCAGCGGAATCTGGAGCATGTGCTGCGGGCCGCGCGTGAAGTCTTCGGCGAGCTGGGTTACGGCGCGCCGATGGAGGATGTGGCGCGCCGGGCCAGGGTGGGTGTGGGGACGGTGTATCGCCGCTTTCCCAGTAAGGACGTCCTGGTGCGGCGAATAGCCGAGGAGGAGACCTCCCGGCTGACCGATCAGGCGCGGACGGCGCTGGGCCAGGAGGAGGAGCCCTGGTCGGCGCTCTCCCGGTTCCTGCGGACGTCGGTGGCGTCGGGCGCGGGGCGGCTCCTTCCGCCGCAGGTGCTGCGGGTGGGGGTGGATCCCGCCGAGGAGGAGGCAGCCGCCGCCGGTGTTTCCGCCGAGGGGCGGGACCAGACGCGGGTGCCGCATCAGCGGGCGGTCGACGCCGTTCCCGGTGTTGCCGCCGCGGGGATCGTCGGTGGTGAGCTGCGGGTCGTCGAGCAGCGGTCCGGGGCGCCGGTTCCGGGGGCTGCGCTATCGGCGGGCTCGTCGCTGCCGGGGGCGGACGATGCCGGGGCGGCCGATCTGCTTGAAGTCGTCGGGCAGTTGGTCGACCGTGCGCGGGCGGCGGGTGAGCTGCGGGGCGATGTGACGGTGGCGGATGTGCTGCTGGTGATCGCCACGGCGGCTCCGGCGCTGCCGGATCCGGCCCAGCAGGCGGCGGCGTCGGCACGGCTGCTGGACATTCTGCTGGAGGGCCTGCGCCCGAGGTAG
- a CDS encoding sigma-70 family RNA polymerase sigma factor: MSGDGRGNAPGGGAEDAEGGALPPRQVPEQFQGEEPGSGQLSGQVPEQAAGGASGQVPGQGAGPEQASGHGPGQLSGQVPGQGGPGGLWPGAGWSGTPARGDQSTGAGGAGPSVPAQGTSGVRADDAEDTGWADSVPGAGSPSGTTRTGGSGAGSESHAVPSQREGGVSGSVLPPPRDTPPSDADLIARMRSGDDGAYEELFRRHSEPVRRYARTCCRDSHTADDLTAEVFARTLQAVRSGAGPEYAVRAYLMTTVRRVAATWTNSAKREQLVEDFALFATEAARSTEGSPDRTAELGADVRAMHEAERSLAMQAFRSLPERWQAVLWHTTVEEESPSEVAPLFGLTANATAVLASRAREGLKQAYLQAHVSSALTSGGDCARYADRLGAYARGGLRMRAERGLRKHLEECAKCRLAAGELKHVNAGIPALLPVAVIGWFAAGYSLKAAGVVAGGAVGAAGAGAAAAATGVGASGGAGAGAAGAAAGGAAASEGLGAPAKVGIGAALAVATAAGLVWAFAGDPAPAKPAAKPSVARSVTPVPQDPKPPAPKPEPAPVVPEPERPVPKPAVKPKPKPEPVPSPSATPPKPRPKPPAATPPEPRPSPSKASPKPTPKPPAPPRDYQLNRLKYSVFGDGTGPEVAIGESSWLWQRWGLRIGGQEYAHGVTVRSRSSVTINLNRPCTTYSAMAGVDDLTLGRGAMTFSVYADGALLWRSPVLRGGEPAVPVQVPLDGRKKLRLVVEPYSHWDGAALGDWAASKIVCR, encoded by the coding sequence ATGAGCGGTGACGGGCGCGGTAACGCCCCCGGCGGCGGCGCCGAAGACGCCGAGGGCGGCGCGCTGCCCCCGCGGCAGGTGCCCGAGCAGTTCCAGGGCGAGGAACCGGGGTCCGGTCAGCTGTCGGGGCAGGTCCCGGAGCAGGCGGCGGGGGGTGCGTCGGGGCAGGTCCCCGGGCAGGGCGCGGGGCCCGAGCAGGCGTCGGGGCACGGGCCGGGGCAGTTGTCGGGTCAGGTGCCAGGGCAGGGCGGGCCCGGTGGGCTGTGGCCCGGGGCCGGATGGAGCGGGACGCCCGCGCGGGGCGATCAGAGCACGGGTGCGGGCGGGGCCGGGCCTTCCGTGCCCGCCCAGGGCACCAGCGGTGTCCGTGCCGACGATGCGGAGGACACGGGCTGGGCGGACTCCGTTCCGGGGGCGGGGAGCCCTTCGGGAACCACTCGTACGGGTGGTTCGGGGGCAGGGAGCGAAAGTCACGCGGTGCCGTCGCAGCGCGAGGGCGGGGTGAGCGGTTCCGTACTGCCGCCGCCGCGGGATACCCCGCCGTCCGACGCGGATCTGATCGCCCGGATGCGGAGCGGCGACGACGGGGCGTACGAGGAGCTGTTCCGGCGGCACTCGGAACCGGTGCGCCGGTATGCACGGACCTGCTGCCGGGACTCGCACACCGCGGACGATCTGACGGCCGAGGTGTTCGCCAGGACCCTCCAGGCGGTCCGGTCCGGAGCGGGCCCCGAGTACGCGGTACGGGCCTATCTGATGACGACGGTCCGGCGCGTGGCCGCGACCTGGACGAACAGTGCCAAGCGGGAACAACTCGTCGAGGATTTCGCGCTGTTCGCGACGGAGGCCGCCCGGAGCACGGAGGGCTCGCCCGACCGTACGGCGGAACTCGGCGCGGATGTCCGGGCCATGCACGAGGCGGAACGGTCCCTGGCGATGCAGGCGTTCCGTTCGCTCCCGGAGCGCTGGCAGGCGGTGCTGTGGCACACCACCGTCGAGGAGGAGTCGCCGAGCGAGGTGGCGCCGCTGTTCGGGCTGACCGCGAACGCGACGGCGGTGCTGGCGAGCCGGGCCCGGGAAGGCCTCAAACAGGCCTATCTGCAGGCCCATGTCAGTTCGGCGCTGACCTCCGGCGGGGACTGTGCCCGCTACGCCGACCGGCTGGGGGCCTATGCCCGCGGCGGGCTGCGGATGCGGGCCGAGCGGGGGCTGCGCAAGCATCTGGAGGAGTGCGCGAAGTGCCGGCTGGCGGCGGGTGAGCTGAAGCACGTCAACGCCGGGATCCCGGCGCTGCTGCCGGTCGCGGTCATCGGCTGGTTCGCCGCGGGCTATTCGCTCAAGGCGGCGGGCGTCGTCGCCGGAGGAGCAGTCGGCGCGGCCGGGGCGGGTGCCGCCGCGGCGGCGACCGGCGTGGGCGCGTCCGGAGGAGCGGGCGCCGGAGCTGCCGGGGCGGCGGCGGGAGGAGCGGCCGCATCGGAGGGGCTCGGCGCCCCGGCGAAGGTCGGCATCGGTGCGGCGCTCGCCGTCGCCACGGCCGCGGGTCTGGTGTGGGCGTTCGCCGGGGATCCCGCGCCCGCGAAGCCCGCGGCGAAGCCGTCGGTGGCCCGGTCCGTCACCCCGGTGCCGCAGGACCCCAAACCGCCCGCTCCGAAGCCCGAACCGGCACCGGTGGTGCCCGAGCCCGAACGGCCCGTGCCGAAACCGGCCGTAAAACCGAAGCCGAAGCCCGAGCCGGTGCCCTCACCGTCCGCGACCCCGCCGAAGCCCCGGCCGAAGCCGCCCGCGGCCACTCCGCCCGAGCCGAGGCCCAGCCCGTCGAAGGCGAGCCCCAAGCCGACGCCCAAACCCCCCGCCCCACCCCGCGATTACCAGCTCAACCGCCTCAAATACAGCGTCTTCGGCGACGGCACGGGGCCGGAGGTCGCGATCGGGGAGAGCAGCTGGCTCTGGCAGCGGTGGGGGCTGCGGATCGGTGGCCAGGAGTATGCGCACGGGGTCACCGTGCGGTCGCGTTCCTCCGTGACGATCAACCTGAACCGGCCGTGCACCACGTACTCGGCCATGGCCGGGGTGGACGATCTGACCCTGGGGCGCGGTGCGATGACGTTCTCCGTCTACGCGGACGGGGCCCTGCTATGGCGTTCGCCGGTCCTGCGCGGCGGCGAACCCGCGGTCCCGGTGCAGGTCCCGCTGGACGGCCGCAAGAAGCTGCGCCTGGTCGTCGAACCGTACTCCCACTGGGACGGGGCGGCGCTGGGGGACTGGGCGGCGTCAAAGATCGTCTGCCGGTAG
- a CDS encoding ATP-binding SpoIIE family protein phosphatase → MNFTRWSARLPGTQRRAAARRTDRGLSLSPRPPRRGEGRADDRGEETPGARPHPHDEGAVPAARADGPPAPDTAPDRPADPEPPALEDFPVRELLGRLPGLVALLYGPEHRIAYVNDAYTAAFGPRPLGSPAADTCPELADLGLNPLIDQVLRSGTPRTVKSRKVHSGGSYTVTCIPVDHPTTDGDDDGDGDPTGPGGVVVFAADVTDHAEAAERLRASERRQRATAVTLQRSLLPQKLEQPDDLTVAATYQPGGEDAAVGGDWYDVITLGGGRTALVIGDVMGRGVRAAAVMGQLRTAVRAYARLDLPPHEVLQLLDGLASEIDASQIATCVYAVHDPNEERLVYASAGHLPILVRHEDGTVHRAANPTGPPLGTGGWFYTSGTIGLPPGSGAVLYTDGLVERRDEDIDEGVAALERALSGATGTPQIVCDRLIRAMGITADHDDDVAVLFVQHPARSGTAAELFHNAALDLLGGIEAAPRARAFASGVLASWRFSPELHDLGVLATSELVANSLQHGTPPMKLRLRRTDRRLIIEVTDGDDHLPRRRRAETEDETGRGISIIAAIASNWGSRRTPGGGKAVWCEFALPAPAPTAS, encoded by the coding sequence GTGAACTTCACGCGATGGAGCGCACGGCTCCCCGGGACGCAGCGCCGCGCCGCGGCGCGCAGGACCGACCGCGGACTCTCCCTCTCCCCCCGCCCGCCCCGCCGGGGCGAGGGCAGAGCGGACGACCGGGGCGAGGAGACCCCCGGCGCCCGCCCCCACCCCCACGACGAGGGCGCGGTCCCCGCCGCCCGGGCCGACGGCCCGCCGGCCCCGGACACCGCCCCGGACCGCCCGGCCGACCCCGAGCCCCCCGCCCTGGAGGACTTCCCGGTCCGGGAACTGCTCGGCCGCCTCCCCGGTCTCGTCGCCCTGCTGTACGGCCCCGAGCACCGCATCGCCTACGTCAACGACGCCTACACCGCGGCCTTCGGCCCCCGCCCCCTCGGCAGCCCCGCCGCCGACACCTGCCCCGAACTGGCCGACCTCGGCCTCAACCCGCTCATCGACCAGGTGCTGCGCAGCGGAACGCCCCGTACCGTCAAATCCCGCAAGGTCCACTCCGGCGGCTCCTACACGGTCACCTGCATCCCCGTCGACCACCCCACGACCGACGGTGACGACGACGGCGACGGCGATCCGACCGGCCCCGGCGGGGTGGTGGTCTTCGCCGCCGACGTCACCGACCACGCCGAAGCCGCCGAACGCCTCCGCGCCAGCGAACGCCGCCAGCGCGCCACCGCCGTTACCCTCCAGCGCTCCCTGCTTCCCCAGAAACTGGAACAGCCCGACGACCTCACCGTCGCCGCCACCTACCAGCCCGGCGGCGAGGACGCGGCCGTCGGCGGCGACTGGTACGACGTGATCACCCTCGGCGGCGGACGCACCGCCCTCGTCATCGGCGATGTGATGGGCCGCGGGGTGCGCGCCGCCGCCGTCATGGGCCAGCTGCGCACCGCCGTCCGCGCCTACGCCCGCCTCGACCTGCCCCCGCACGAAGTGCTCCAGCTCCTCGACGGACTGGCCTCCGAAATCGACGCCAGCCAGATCGCGACCTGCGTCTACGCCGTCCACGACCCCAACGAGGAAAGACTGGTCTACGCCTCCGCAGGCCACCTTCCGATCCTCGTCCGGCACGAGGACGGCACGGTCCACCGCGCCGCCAACCCCACCGGACCCCCGCTCGGCACCGGAGGCTGGTTCTACACCTCGGGCACCATCGGCCTGCCGCCCGGCTCCGGCGCCGTCCTCTATACGGACGGTCTGGTGGAGCGGCGCGACGAGGACATCGACGAAGGCGTCGCCGCCCTCGAACGCGCCCTGTCGGGCGCCACCGGAACCCCGCAGATCGTCTGCGACCGCCTGATCCGCGCCATGGGCATCACCGCCGACCACGACGACGACGTCGCCGTCCTCTTCGTCCAGCACCCCGCCCGCTCCGGCACGGCCGCCGAACTCTTCCACAACGCGGCCCTCGACCTGCTCGGCGGCATCGAGGCGGCCCCGCGCGCCCGCGCCTTCGCCTCCGGAGTCCTCGCCTCCTGGCGCTTCTCACCGGAGCTGCACGATCTGGGCGTCCTGGCCACCAGCGAACTGGTCGCCAACTCCCTCCAGCACGGCACCCCGCCCATGAAGCTGCGGCTGCGCCGCACCGACCGGCGGCTGATCATCGAGGTCACCGACGGCGACGACCACCTCCCGCGGCGCCGCCGCGCGGAGACCGAGGACGAAACGGGCCGCGGTATCTCGATCATCGCGGCCATCGCCTCCAACTGGGGAAGCCGCCGTACTCCCGGCGGCGGCAAGGCGGTCTGGTGCGAGTTCGCCCTCCCGGCACCCGCACCGACCGCCTCCTGA
- a CDS encoding dihydrofolate reductase family protein translates to MRIVLGEFVSLDGVMQAPGGPDEDTDGGFAHGGWTHPFFDPEVMGGALAEWAADTDALLYGRRTWQVMAAAWPGRAGDPFADHMNSVAKYVVSSTLEDSDLTWNNTTLIPGDQALEQIRKLRGTEGRDLAVMGSLSLARTLLAEGLVDELRLMIMPVLLGGGKTIYPDDGGLRPLELVSSVVSGTGVHVCTYRPVTAA, encoded by the coding sequence ATGCGTATTGTGCTGGGAGAATTCGTCAGCCTGGACGGGGTCATGCAGGCTCCGGGCGGCCCGGACGAGGACACCGACGGAGGATTCGCCCACGGCGGCTGGACGCACCCGTTCTTCGACCCGGAGGTGATGGGCGGCGCCCTCGCCGAATGGGCCGCCGACACCGATGCGCTGCTCTACGGGCGCCGCACCTGGCAGGTCATGGCCGCCGCGTGGCCCGGGCGGGCGGGTGACCCCTTCGCCGACCATATGAACTCGGTCGCCAAGTACGTCGTCTCCAGCACCCTGGAAGACTCCGATCTGACCTGGAACAACACCACCCTCATCCCCGGGGACCAGGCGCTGGAGCAGATCCGGAAGCTCCGCGGAACCGAGGGCCGGGACCTGGCGGTGATGGGCAGCCTGTCGCTCGCCCGCACCCTCCTGGCCGAAGGGCTGGTCGACGAGCTCCGACTCATGATCATGCCGGTGCTGCTCGGCGGCGGGAAGACGATCTACCCGGACGACGGCGGACTGCGCCCGCTTGAGCTGGTCTCGTCCGTGGTCAGCGGCACGGGTGTGCATGTGTGCACCTACCGGCCGGTGACCGCGGCGTAG